In Styela clava chromosome 10, kaStyClav1.hap1.2, whole genome shotgun sequence, the sequence aaacagtattacaaaaaatgcctctaatatttcagaaaaattagTAATCACTGTCCTGTACCTTAATATACATttggtaaaaacattaaaagtAGATATGGCTAAACTTTTGGATGTTTCAGTGATTTTTCTGGCGTATTTTGTATgatttagcttgataaatgaaaaacaatgaTCAAtcgtttgcacaataaaagtgtttgttgtTTACATATTTCTGACGCTATTGTGgtccgcgaacaatgcaaatataattttgtggcctgcgaaggcgacaaccttggaccaccctgatttatacatatatgtgtatgccgcacattcgtgttttaggccagtatggtcttgtgcatacattccgtcttcagtatttttaattactaattcgcttttacgagacgaataaacatacatgcATACAAATTATTAAATCAATTTCACATcggtaaatattaaaaatttcggtaccggtattcccgaagtatatgaaccaagattgcggacaccgaaacgtagcaTGTATAtatggttagggttaggccataattttataccaattttccttattttagttctattacgagttcggggactagcccgaactatggaattagttagttatttgttttcggaagcatggacttggtggtggaggaagccgtaaccgaccagcgtttacgtgaaccaccctacggcggcgaggagtggagcaatcctctcgcacataaccatcccttcatgagattcgaacctgcgaacccacgcagagtaatcagaggtgctgtggcgagcgtattcctaacgcttagcacgaaaCATTTCAAGAACAAAGACAATCACATTAATTTATTCCCAGAGAGACTCAGACTTAAACGAGCTAAGTTAACACTGATCTAAGTGAAGCCATAAAATTACACAAGTTAAGCATCCAAGTCGAACTAAACTAATTTGCAACTTTTCTTAGATGTGACTGACTATGTGGTATTTGTGATACTCATGCTGTTGAAGTCATTATGACGGTTGTAACTTGTAAGCTATTGCATTGTTCAATCAATTTAGCTTTTAGCTTTGGTAGTTAGGttaattttcagtttatttcactTTCGCGAGGAGACAGGGAAGAACCGTCAAGTCATCGAGTCAACTGCCACCTTTACCATCTGTCTGTGGTAGATAGAAGGGATTtcaccgtgtttccccgaaaataggacTGGGTCCAATTTCAATtatcttccgaaaaataacactaaagcttattttcgggggatgtcatgtttttccatttatcaaaaacttcaAGGtaaagaattacgagattttcaaatatacaaaatatgaaaactgatatccatttacttataaataacacgtttttattccaAATAACTACAAAGCATAAATTACCAaacatttaaaacgtgtaggagagatttcttgctatatcgaataggtaaaaaaaattcgaGTTAATGACTAGGTcatattttcggggaaacacggtaatcAGATTTTACGACGGCATTTTGCGTTGCTACGCCACtgcaattatggcctaaccctaacctggtacacatactacgttccggtgtccgccatcttggttcacatacttcgggagtaacaAAATTTCGACTTCAAGTTTATCTTAAAATAGCATGATTATGAccgtaaataaatactaatacaATGACTAGGAAGCTAACAAATATCCCAGCTTATCGGCCTGGTTGTATTTCTAGGTACATACCCATTCAAAAACAAGTGTGATTCGATGctgttttgaatgaattatgtgcATGTAGATTCCGACAAAGTTAAGAGCATATATTTGTATGAGGTTTATTGATctatatatttcattatattttttattcactttttgCTAGTTgaaacaaacatatatatagaAATCTTACGCCTTTTAATCGTTTCCCGGATGGTATTTTGAGAATATGCCATTGGTCTATAGATAAATCACAACAGCTGAAGTTGTAAAGTATTCGTTATCATTTTTTACGTGTTCGTAGTAACATGTCCTAcatgatttcattttttcctAATAGTCTCGACATGACTCAAATTACATTTCTGAATTCAATTCGTCTGCATTTGAAACCTTACAACAAACACATTCGAGTTTTTATACTTGGTGTACATGTTAAGCTATAAAACATGTTGGCTGTTGATTGGTGAACGCAGTACAAGAtgataaatttacgattttaaCCAAGATAGTGTTAAAGAACTTGAACAgcttaatgttatctaagcggATGACGTTGTTGCGTTTATCTACTTCTAATTCTTCACGAAGATAGCCTACCATTATTATGCTGCTTAATTTCGATTGTGGCACTCAACttgagtttttatatatataactgtgaaattaaaaaatcgACTTATGCGTGTGAAAGCAGCTTTACGTAAGGGGCAGAGACAATTGGAAAAAGTTTAggaaacacaataaaaaaagaatttactGTCGAATACAAAGCATTCAATTACACAAGAAATAGTCTGAGCACTTGTAGAGAATACACAAAAACCGTTTCTAGTTAGCAAAATCTTTAtatcaaattattaattttcgCCACCAAATGGCTTCAGTAGGAATGTTACAAGCTCTTGCAAAACACAGCTTTACACTTCGCACAATGCTCCTCTTCTCATAAAATACTGATCATAATTCATCAGACCGATGGACCCAGCATCGGTTGAATTATCTATGTAGAGGTTCATTGTTGCATTATTTGTAATCGGATATCCTGTCAGAGTCGGTAGATCTTCAGCAATTGCGCCATTAGACAAAATGACATACCTTCTCTATAATACAAACAAAACAGCCTAATAATTGCGGGTTACTCACAAGTCATAAAAAACAGATTGAGTAAAACTATGAATACTACGTGATATTGTGAATTTACAATtctaacatttattttaattaaatcttAAATAACAAGCCGTATCATATCTAcatctataatatatatataaaaatattggtactcccgtatagtgtgtgtaccaggttagggttagtccataattttttccgattttctttatttcagttctactacgagttcggggactatctgtgttagccaagtgaatataccccctgtccgtaggattcagtccctttacacaacttgatgttaagtagccgaagaaaattagttacatccatattggtacacacacttctagagcgccaaAATATTATCATTGTCATAAATTTACTCTTGATTAAGACTGGCAAGTGATTGATAGAAGGAAGGTATTACTCAGCCATGTGTTCGACATAGCTTGCCgcaattcaataaatatatatatcatacacGAGGGTGTGGGTTGGGAATTGAAATCACCTCGGTAATTGCATTGGGACCCGGCTATTAAAAACGTTTAACACAAAATCCTAAATAGTATGTTGTGTTaaagatttataaaaataattataaaataacatACTCTGTGATCCCATCTCATTGCAACCCATACAGTGACATAATTTGTCGGTTCAACAAGAGTGAgaagatattttttcaatttttcaaaatgttctaTTGAATAAACATTAGCCAGCTTCCATCCTATTTTATGGCATAGATTTTTCCCCTCCTCATAATCTACATCTTGCTTTTCGTGCAAGATCGCACGATAGCACTTTTCCTCGTACCGCACAGGACACGTATCTATGGTAAGTAAATTATTCGCAAATAAAAAAGCAATTAgtcaattataaaatatatgataaaaaagtcatttacttgaaaaaaaaaaaatagtattgAATTTTAGCCAACCTCGAGTGATAGTTTCCGATTCATTGACTTTTTTGTTCAACAATTTTCCAAACCTCTCCTCCATATTGATCAGTTTGTTTTCCAGAAATGTAATTCCTATTAGAATTCCATATAAATTAGATACACATAAGCAATATTGGATACTAATAACCGGGAAAAAGCTTTCCATGCAAGGAAGaattgctcaaatatttggacctATCACCGGGCCCACTGCATAGAGTCTATAGTCTGTCTGTAGCGAAATTTCTTGCCAACAACGATCGGCACGTTTACATGATGGAAAATTGTTTCTTTAAAactgaaaaactgaaaaattcaGCAAAACTAAATCCTGTATAACTTAGTTTGCATTACTAGATTATAAGTATTAATGAATTCATACTTTCTGCTAGATCTTCATTGATAATTTCAAAGTCCGCTTTCACAGAAGAATCATGTAGCGCCTTCATTACAGCTGGTTCTCCAGGCTTTGACATATCTTCGCATTCGGACGCAAACAGTTCGCTTATTTGCTGACAGAGATGTGTTTTTGTGGCATCGCTAAACTGCCAAATAGCTGAGAGCAACAGAAGTATACGAGTACATCTATTCATCGCGATTAAGTctatacaaaatttataaagTCAAGAAAATACTTTCAATTATGATTGTTCATGCCTGAATATACGCAAAAAGTGGtttaatttgtatatacacaAGCTAACCAGAGCTACATacaattttacaatatatatatatagtaaatgcCTGAATACACTGGCGAGCACGTTCACTGAGTGTTTGTGGAAAGTTACAGAAATTGCTATGTTAAACGCACCTCACGGAATTTACGAAACCGGTATTTTCGCTTAGAAAAACTTCcttctaatatatatatggttaCCTCGGGCgtttccataattttttttttcgtttacaCGGTGTTAACCAGTTTTACGATAGTTTATTCAAAAACGTTTATTAACAGGCTTGTCCATgaaacatatttttctgtctcaTTCCATCTCATACCAATTTATGACTGTCCCGTCCCATCACCTGGGACGTTTACAGCAGGATTCCCATGGACGAGCATAGCAATCAAAGCGCTCATACACATAATAGGGAAATCGCAATGTAACTATATATATGGTATCCGAACTCCTAAATTACCATACTCTCCCCTTAGGTCAAAGTTGGATTCAAATTCTAAACTCAATTCATTTCAAATCGTAGCAGATTAGGTTTAATATTAAGGTTATACTCCAACCCTTAA encodes:
- the LOC120338036 gene encoding uncharacterized protein LOC120338036, which gives rise to MNRCTRILLLLSAIWQFSDATKTHLCQQISELFASECEDMSKPGEPAVMKALHDSSVKADFEIINEDLAERITFLENKLINMEERFGKLLNKKVNESETITRDTCPVRYEEKCYRAILHEKQDVDYEEGKNLCHKIGWKLANVYSIEHFEKLKKYLLTLVEPTNYVTVWVAMRWDHRRRYVILSNGAIAEDLPTLTGYPITNNATMNLYIDNSTDAGSIGLMNYDQYFMRRGALCEV